One Glycine max cultivar Williams 82 chromosome 4, Glycine_max_v4.0, whole genome shotgun sequence DNA segment encodes these proteins:
- the LOC100804883 gene encoding DCD domain-containing protein NRP-A-like, producing the protein MQRDRKKGSKYPPGESSNPQSSEKDDHNNDTNLAEGSSKPELSNKNTPQSLKAKSKIVKKSKGGKFKTIINKGSQQIGGKRRLRKNKKVVGNSDELPKEKSEKDGRNKEKESQNRSTHEKSPIENSHRAEKNKIIKVDKSEQKQKNKEKHTESDKGAGSRINRTKHGRVENTVSSEKKRGKPSGFIFMCSAKTKPDCFRYRVMGVSATKKDIVLSINPGTKLFLYDFDLRLLYGIYKASSSGGMKLEPRAFGGNFPAQVRFKIASDCFPLPESIFKKAIQENYNEKHKFKTELTARQVRKLTELFRPVDVHSGLQPVRSPPRAIIHDRDALDGVRGSWSHLHRERDPQIERQEEIPRDLFLTEKSYRAYGLQGDRRNVIPASQVNPTLDPYERDYEREHLHHVDTLYHTNVPSYRESLHGDLHHLNESEHQTYLHGGISTHANNPYHPYRYGASPRDPYLPPMSREEISSSSYLAGGRSLIGSDILQRREAVQDRLYSTYSAADALSEYNRMQHYQESLEATAVPVSSRYSFAGPSYSLR; encoded by the exons ATGCAAAGAGACAGAAAGAAGGGCAGTAAGTATCCTCCCGGGGAGTCTTCTAATCCTCAATCATCTGAAAAAGATGATCACAATAATGATACAAATCTTGCTGAAGGATCTAGTAAACCAGAGCTGAGTAACAAGAATACTCCACAATCACTGAAGGCCAAATCTAAAATTGTTAAGAAATCCAAGGGTGGTAAGTTCAAGACCATAATAAATAAAGGTTCTCAACAGATTGGGGGAAAGAGAAGACttagaaagaacaaaaaagtaGTGGGCAATAGTGATGAACTGCCTAAAGAGAAGAGTGAGAAAGATGGAAGGAATAAAGAGAAGGAAAGTCAAAATAGGAGCACTCAtgaaaaaagtcctattgagaATAGCCATCGAGCTGAAAAAAATAAGATCATTAAGGTGGATAAGAGCGAACAGAAGCAGAAGAATAAAGAGAAACATACAGAGTCAGACAAGGGTGCTGGGAGCAGAATAAACCGAACTAAGCATGGTAGAGTGGAAAATACTGTCTCCAGtgagaaaaagagaggaaaaccTAGTGGTTTCATCTTTATGTGCAGTGCGAAGACAAAACCTGACTGTTTCCGTTATCGTGTCATGGGTGTTTCAGCTACTAAAAAAGACATTGTTTTAAGTATCAATCCCGGGACTAAgctttttctttatgattttgATCTGAGGCTGTTGTATGGGATTTACAAAGCTTCATCTTCTGGTGGCATGAAACTTGAACCCCGAGCTTTTGGTGGTAACTTTCCTGCTCAG GTGCGGTTCAAAATTGCTTCTGATTGTTTCCCGCTACCAGAGAGCATTTTCAAAAAGGCAATCCAGGAAAATTACAATGAGAAGCACAAGTTCAAAACAGAACTTACTGCTCGACAA GTTAGGAAGCTCACTGAACTTTTCCGACCAGTAGATGTTCATTCAGGCTTGCAGCCTGTTCGCTCCCCTCCACGAGCAATAATTCATGATAGGGATGCTCTTGATGGTGTTAGGGGATCATGGTCCCATTTGCACAGGGAAAGGGATCCCCAAATTGAACGGCAAGAGGAAATTCCCCGTGATTTATTTCTTACTGAGAAGAGTTACCGAGCTTATGGTCTCCAAGGAGATAGAAGGAATGTCATACCAGCCTCTCAAGTTAATCCTACACTGGATCCTTATGAGAGGGATTATGAAAGAGAGCACCTTCATCACGTGGACACTCTCTACCATACAAACGTCCCTTCATACAGAGAAAGTCTTCATGGCGATCTTCATCATTTGAATGAGAGTGAACACCAGACCTATTTGCATGGCGGAATCTCCACACATGCAAACAATCCTTATCACCCGTATCGCTATGGTGCTTCACCAAGGGATCCATATTTGCCACCTATGAGTAGAGAGGAAATCTCTTCAAGCTCTTATTTGGCTGGGGGAAGATCGTTGATTGGAAGTGATATCTTACAAAGGAGGGAGGCTGTTCAGGATAGGCTTTATTCAACATATTCTGCGGCTGATGCTTTGTCTGAATACAATCGAATGCAGCACTACCAAGAGAGTTTGGAAGCTACAGCTGTGCCAGTTTCATCCCGTTACTCTTTCGCTGGTCCTTCATATTCACTTCGCTAA